From Mauremys reevesii isolate NIE-2019 linkage group 10, ASM1616193v1, whole genome shotgun sequence, the proteins below share one genomic window:
- the RAI1 gene encoding retinoic acid-induced protein 1, whose product MQSFRERCGFHGNQQNYQQTSQDTSRLENYRHQSQAGPNCERQRLVAKEYYSQQQLPYPGYENSAVEKYHRGNKQLPGQQLQGRPAFSNYAVQENSPYPARYSGEESLQPWGAQQQSLAGGVAKYEENLMKKSPAPAGSRQYHEQTAQLPFRTHSLHLPQQPQPPPQPPALTYPKLQRQKIQNDVSSPMSFSQTGHFTQHSQSQFPASSTYSSVPGGSQAAHSYKSCTAPSSQQHERPLGGAANLASGQRVQNLHGYQANRISYDQQQQPQQQQQQQPLQGRHHAQETLHYQNLAKYQHYNQPGQTYCQTDAPVRTPEQYYQTFSPSSSHSPARSVGRSPSYSSTPSPLMPNLENFQYSQQSLSTGSFPAGITDHSHFMPLLNPSPTDGTSPDAQSGNCKNLQKEKIPENLLSDLSLQSLTALTSQVENISNTVQQLLLSKSAVPQKKGIKNPPRTPEQLKGQHCSPESSTYSAEQVGTPLSDPLSTPQSIHAETQDADYLSGSEDQLERNFLYCSQSRSPARINSNSKAKPESVSTCSVTSPDDMSTKSDDSFQSIHASLPLETFTKYMTNERECPRLLLSTLSQEELASEIIVLQDAINEKADKAWANSPALNKDSVKSPFHVENHRTCLDSMVKSTWSNQGDSGTHTEPLKLDKASGGNNSKDFSEEVYENAQVEFTTTETKNALKVTGSLAYNSKPNIPAATSSSGATSYSCYSNTTANSVGSENTMEPFDWPDESISESCLRWKELGPCLQSSDLSKGLFHSKLAGSCKEKKNACCMDICDGEQPAKNDQAEDFSQQQMGEEEEDTLTYDEATKADSERWLEDTRHCCSGGDFSEIPMISSPDLKESDLEPEEYSSLCELASSEQKSVIYDTSPPKPPENAAVLSSKDVPVSAEETVSTVEKENSGPSSRLSGQSVILLGPAVGTETKVKSWFESSLPHIKPEEDTTVGESVLQEKTETETTLSVKVKKQMLPENLLVKSESISRGKTLRSKRVHSRLSEGEESRKPVPSPFKDIQAAGMVANTCVGPDGLMETTSKNAHGQTPRFPNEGLPARMCTRSFTALSEPRTPAPLEGLKVLAHQEKLGKKPVCGMKQRVAFKARKRTGRPAPKVVQNPSDPTSLLVPNLVQNEDFIGQKAKGLEPHDAEVKDQRSMILRSRTKTQEVYTKRRREKRTAEVRIKNCKTPKKLLSNNHLPPTFKITPPGGPHKEGKVGKRIKLPKSGPGMGSKMSERPLHSLKRKSTFVSPIPTKKRNLVLRSSSSSTKEEKPEASPNLFKRMPSTKKARPKLPTKGSCEAALTPPPAKEPPNVCIKITSRAAFQGAMKTKVLPPRKGRGLKLEAIVQKITSPNLKKFACKTAAATATAHSNPLSPAGAEKERALKNASVTPVVGEAGPLNQGMAQKAPAASVAEQLCRNSNNRSLKGKLMNSKKLSSDCFKGEAYSSPETVQYNSSSMAAKNISLLPKKRNRKGKAAAFSVAKNPLDRRAHLAPALLLTARERAGAGDALGNGEDGQRDGKKPKTEDKDFAKKEPPEGRSSQTQTRAQKQRVNHSNYNGYSKRQRKRHTRSKAKNVASRCKSRAKRRRQQQAPLLNPAEPEIRLKYISCKRLRTDSRAPPFSPYVRVEKHNEFTTTCTIINSAGEEARLHKEQQPSSSAQALLSGGASLQPKAALPLSSTMHLGPVVSKALNAACLVCCLCRNPANYKDLGDLCGPYYPEHCLPKKKSRLKEKIKVEGPSEEAPVPSPAERTLKTTDNNCTTSTISGKPPRLDSAADSAKQSALRSSSRGMFRKLQSCYCCDERTEGEEAAEKPRRHECNKAESPSQESVGDTQEHWVHEACAIWTAGVYLVAGKLYGLQEAIKVAAEVRCSSCQQAGATVGCCHKGCVQTYHYACAIDTGCLLTEENFSLKCPKHKRQPL is encoded by the exons ATGCAGTCCTTTCGAGAAAGGTGTGGTTTCCATGGCAACCAGCAGAACTACCAGCAGACTTCACAAGATACATCACGCCTGGAGAATTACAGGCATCAAAGTCAGGCAGGGCCGAACTGCGAGCGTCAGAGGCTGGTGGCGAAAGAGTACTACAGTCAGCAGCAGCTGCCTTACCCGGGGTACGAGAACAGCGCCGTGGAGAAATATCACAGGGGAAATAAGCAattgcctggccagcagctgcaaGGCCGGCCGGCCTTTTCGAATTACGCAGTCCAAGAGAATAGCCCATACCCGGCCCGCTATTCTGGGGAGGagagcctgcagccctggggagCTCAGCAACAATCCTTAGCCGGAGGAGTGGCAAAGTATGAGGAAAACTTGATGAAAAAGAGCCCGGCTCCCGCCGGCAGCAGGCAGTACCATGAGCAAACGGCTCAGCTTCCATTCCGAACTCATTCCTTGCACCTGCCGCAGCAGCCGCAGCCGCCGCCGCAGCCACCTGCCTTGACGTATCCCAAGCTGCAAAGGCAGAAGATCCAAAATGACGTCTCCTCACCCATGTCCTTTTCCCAGACCGGCCACTTTACCCAGCACTCCCAGTCCCAGTTCCCAGCATCTTCGACGTACTCCTCTGTCCCAGGAGGGAGCCAGGCAGCTCACTCCTATAAGAGCTGCACCGCGCCCTCCAGCCAACAGCACGAGCGGCCTCTTGGAGGGGCTGCTAACCTTGCATCTGGGCAGCGAGTACAGAACCTGCATGGCTATCAGGCAAACCGAATTAGCTACGACCAGCAGCAGCAAccacagcagcaacagcagcagcagcccttgcAAGGAAGGCATCATGCCCAGGAAACGCTTCACTATCAAAACCTAGCAAAGTACCAACATTATAACCAGCCAGGCCAGACCTATTGCCAGACTGATGCTCCAGTGAGGACCCCAGAGCAATATTACCAGACATTTAGTCCTAGCTCAAGTCATTCTCCAGCTCGTTCTGTTGGTAGATCTCCATCCTATAGCTCCACTCCATCCCCTCTGATGCCAAACCTGGAGAATTTCCAATACAGCCAGCAATCTCTCAGCACAGGGTCTTTCCCTGCCGGCATCACTGACCACAGCCATTTCATGCCTTTATTGAATCCTTCTCCAACAGATGGGACAAGTCCAGATGCTCAGTCTGGGAACTGCAAAAACTTGCAGAAGGAGAAGATCCCTGAAAATCTTCTGTCCGATCTCAGTTTGCAAAGTCTAACTGCACTCACCTCACAAGTCGAGAATATTTCCAACACCGTCCAGCAGCTTCTCCTTTCAAAATCAGCAGTGCCCCAGAAAAAGGGCATCAAAAACCCTCCTAGGACACCAGAACAGCTAAAAGGCCAACACTGCAGTCCAGAGAGTAGCACGTACTCTGCCGAGCAGGTAGGGACCCCCCTGTCGGACCCTCTTAGCACTCCTCAGTCAATCCATGCTGAAACTCAGGATGCCGATTATCTGAGCGGGTCTGAAGATCAGCTAGAGAGAAATTTCCTTTATTGCAGTCAAAGCCGCAGTCCAGCGAGGATCAACAGCAACTCCAAGGCCAAGCCAGAGTCAGTCTCTACTTGCTCGGTGACTTCTCCAGACGACATGTCCACAAAGTCCGATGATTCTTTCCAGAGTATTCATGCTAGCCTGCCCTTGGAAACATTCACCAAGTACATGACCAATGAAAGGGAGTGCCCGAGGCTTCTCCTGAGTACGCTGTCTCAGGAGGAACTGGCTTCCGAAATCATTGTGCTACAGGACGCTATCAACGAGAAGGCAGACAAAGCCTGGGCCAACTCCCCTGCTTTAAACAAAGACTCCGTGAAATCCCCTTTCCATGTAGAAAATCACAGAACATGTCTGGACTCAATGGTTAAGAGCACCTGGTCCAACCAAGGCGACTCGGGCACCCACACCGAACCCCTGAAATTAGACAAAGCCTCTGGGGGAAACAACAGTAAGGATTTCAGTGAAGAGGTTTATGAGAATGCCCAGGTGGAGTTTACAACAACTGAAACAAAGAATGCTCTTAAAGTCACCGGTTCCCTGGCATATAATTCCAAACCCAATATCCCAGCTGCTACTTCGAGTTCTGGGGCCACCAGTTACAGCTGCTATTCAAACACCACGGCCAACTCAGTGGGTTCTGAAAACACCATGGAGCCTTTTGACTGGCCAGATGAAAGCATCAGTGAATCATGCCTGAGGTGGAAGGAGCTTGGACCATGCCTACAATCGTCAGATCTTTCCAAGGGTTTGTTCCACAGCAAATTGGCCGGGTcttgcaaagagaaaaaaaatgcctGCTGCATGGATATATGTGACGGTGAACAGCCAGCCAAGAATGACCAAGCCGAGGACTTCAGCCAGCAGCagatgggggaggaagaggaagacactTTGACGTATGATGAGGCCACCAAAGCAGATAGTGAGAGGTGGCTGGAGGATACCAGGCACTGCTGTTCAGGTGGGGACTTCAGTGAAATCCCGATGATATCATCTCCAGATCTGAAGGAGTCTGATTTGGAACCAGAAGAATATTCATCTCTGTGTGAGCTGGCTAGTTCAGAGCAGAAGTCTGTGATCTACGATACATCCCCACCTAAACCTCCTGAGAATGCTGCAGTGCTCTCCTCCAAGGATGTGCCGGTATCAGCAGAAGAAACTGTAAGCACAGTGGAGAAAGAAAATTCAGGTCCCTCTTCTCGTTTATCTGGACAGTCTGTTATCCTCTTAGGCCCGGCAGTCGGCACTGAAACCAAGGTGAAAAGTTGGTTTGAATCTTCCCTGCCTCACATTAAACCTGAGGAGGACACAACGGTAGGTGAAAGTGTCCTCCAGGAGAAGACAGAGACCGAAACAACCTTGTCAGTCAAGGTAAAGAAGCAAATGCTACCGGAAAATTTGCTGGTAAAATCAGAATCAATCTCGAGGGGCAAGACTCTTCGCAGCAAGAGGGTTCATTCTAGGTTGTCAGAAGGAGAGGAATCCAGAAAACCAGTACCAAGCCCGTTCAAAGACATCCAGGCAGCTGGCATGGTGGCCAACACATGTGTAGGGCCAGATGGCCTGATGGAAACAACAAGCAAAAATGCCCATGGCCAAACTCCTAGGTTTCCAAATGAAGGCTTGCCAGCTCGGATGTGTACCCGCTCTTTCACTGCCTTGAGCGAGCCCAGGACGCCAGCCCCACTGGAAGGACTGAAGGTGTTGGCCCATCAAGAAAAGTTAGGGAAGAAACCAGTTTGTGGCATGAAGCAGAGAGTTGCTTTCAAAGCCAGGAAACGCACCGGAAGACCAGCCCCAAAAGTTGTCCAAAATCCCAGCGATCCCACTTCTCTCCTGGTCCCAAACTTGGTGCAGAACGAGGACTTTATTGGCCAGAAGGCTAAAGGCCTGGAGCCCCACGATGCAGAGGTGAAGGACCAGAGATCCATGATCCTGCGATCTAGGACCAAGACACAGGAGGTCTATACgaaaaggagaagggagaagaggaCAGCAGAGGTCAGGATCAAAAACTGTAAAACACCCAAGAAGCTCCTTTCAAACAACCATCTACCCCCCACCTTCAAGATCACACCCCCAGGGGGGCCACACAAAGAAGGGAAGGTGGGCAAAAGAATTAAACTCCCTAAATCCGGGCCCGGAatgggcagcaaaatgtctgagCGGCCGCTGCATTCGCTGAAGAGAAAATCCACCTTCGTGTCCCCTATCCCTACCAAAAAGAGAAATTTAGTTttaaggagcagcagcagcagcacaaaagagGAGAAGCCTGAAGCCTCCCCCAATCTCTTTAAAAGGATGCCATCAACCAAAAAGGCAAGACCTAAACTGCCCACAAAGGGCTCCTGCGAAGCGGCCTTGACGCCCCCTCCAGCTAAAGAACCCCCCAACGTCTGTATTAAAATCACCTCTCGGGCAGCATTTCAGGGGGCCATGAAGACAAAAGTGCTGCCCCCGAGGAAAGGCAGGGGCCTCAAGCTGGAGGCCATTGTGCAGAAGATCACCTCGCCGAATTTAAAGAAGTTTGCATGCAAAACGGCCGCTGCCACCGCTACTGCACACAGTAATCCTCTGAGCCCTGCCGGCGCAGAGAAGGAGCGGGCCTTAAAGAATGCAAGTGTAACCCCAGTGGTGGGAGAAGCGGGGCCATTAAACCAGGGCATGGCACAAAAGGCTCCTGCCGCTTCAGTAGCAGAGCAATTATGCAGAAATTCGAACAACAGATCCTTAAAAGGAAAACTAATGAACAGTAAGAAACTGTCCTCTGACTGTTTCAAGGGTGAGGCCTATTCATCTCCTGAGACAGTGCAgtacaacagcagcagcatggctgcaAAGAACATCAGCCTGCTGCCCAAGAAGAGGAACcgaaaagggaaagcagcagcctTCAGCGTGGCCAAAAACCCATTGGACAGGCGGGCGCATctggcccctgctctgctcctgacGGCCAGAGAGCGGGCAGGCGCGGGGGACGCGCTGGGGAACGGGGAAGACGGACAAAGGGACGGGAAGAAGCCAAAGACTGAGGACAAAGACTTTGCCAAGAAGGAACCCCCCGAGGGGAGAAGCTCCCAGACCCAAACCCGGGCGCAGAAGCAGCGAGTGAACCACTCCAACTACAACGGCTACTCCAAGAGACAAAGGAAACGGCACACCCGGAGCAAGGCCAAGAACGTGGCCTCCAGGTGTAAGAGCAGGGCcaagcggcggcggcagcagcaggccCCTCTGCTTAACCCCGCGGAGCCCGAAATCAGGCTCAAGTACATCTCGTGCAAGCGGCTGCGGACGGACAGCCGAGCGCCGCCCTTCTCCCCCTACGTGCGGGTGGAAAAGCACAACGAGTTCACCACCACCTGCACCATCATCAATTCAGCCGGGGAGGAGGCCCGGCTCCACAAGGAGCAGCAGCCTTCGTCCTCGGCCCAGGCCCTGCTTTCGGGTGgggcctccctgcagcccaaagCGGCGCTGCCTTTATCTTCCACAATGCACCTGGGCCCAGTGGTGTCCAAGGCCCTCAACGCAGCCTGTCTGGTCTGCTGCCTCTGCCGGAACCCAGCCAATTACAAAGACCTTGGGGACCTCTGTGGTCCGTATTACCCAGAGCACTGCCTGCCGAAAAAGAAATCGAGGCTGAAAGAAAAGATTAAAGTGGAGGGGCCCAGCGAAGAGGCTCCCGTGCCTTCGCCGGCAGAGCGAACGCTCAAAACGACAGATAATAATTGTACAACGAGTACAATCAGTGGAAAGCCGCCAAGGCTGGACAGTGCCGCTGACTCAGCGAAACAGAGCGCTCTCCGGTCGAGTTCCAGGGGGATGTTTAGGAAACTACAAAGCTGTTACTGCTGTGATGAGAGGACAGAGGGAGAGGAGGCGGCAGAGAAGCCCAGACGGCATGAGTGCAACAAAGCCGAGTCCCCGTCTCAGGAGTCAGTGGGAGACACGCAGGAGCACTGGGTTCACGAAGCCTGTGCTATATGGACCGCTGGGGTTTACCTGGTTGCAGGGAAGCTGTATGGGCTACAGGAGGCGATAAAGGTGGCTGCTGAAGTG AGATGCTCTAGTTGCCAACAAGCAGGAGCAACCGTTGGGTGCTGCCACAAGGGATGTGTCCAAACCTATCATTACGCATGTGCCATTGACACAG GTTGCTTATTAACTGAAGAGAACTTCTCTCTGAAATGTCCCAAACATAAG AGGCAGCCGTTATAA